The following proteins are encoded in a genomic region of Glycine soja cultivar W05 chromosome 17, ASM419377v2, whole genome shotgun sequence:
- the LOC114392588 gene encoding calmodulin-like protein 1 yields the protein MSNLSFLQFHSSSPLGHSSSQPKSPTPNSNNFKSSKHTSNVGCNIQPKSEEMKLVFDKFDTNKDGKITLEEYKAAMRTMGWGIEGTEADESFQVMDSDGDGFIDFKEFMDMFNVEETVKETEIKSAFQVFDLNGDGKISAEELSQVLKSLGESCSLSACKKMVMGVDGNGDGFIDLNEFMRMLMSGKKLA from the coding sequence ATGTCGAATTTGAGTTTCCTTCAATTTCATAGTAGCAGCCCTTTGGGGCACTCCTCTTCTCAACCCAAAAGTCCAACCCCAAACAGCAACAACTTCAAATCATCAAAACATACATCAAATGTAGGGTGCAATATTCAACCAAAATCGGAGGAAATGAAATTGGTGTTCGACAAGTTTGACACCAACAAAGATGGCAAGATTACCCTTGAAGAGTACAAAGCAGCTATGAGGACAATGGGGTGGGGAATCGAAGGCACTGAGGCTGATGAGTCTTTTCAGGTCATGGACTCTGATGGAGATGGCTTCATTGACTTCAAAGAGTTCATGGACATGTTCAACGTGGAGGAGACGGTGAAAGAGACGGAGATCAAGAGTGCTTTTCAAGTGTTTGATTTGAATGGCGACGGAAAAATCAGTGCTGAGGAATTATCACAAGTTCTCAAAAGCCTAGGGGAGAGTTGCAGCCTTAGTGCTTGCAAGAAAATGGTGATGGGGGTGGATGGAAATGGGGATGGTTTTATAGACTTGAATGAGTTTATGAGGATGCTAATGAGTGGCAAGAAACTCGCTTAA
- the LOC114394057 gene encoding B3 domain-containing protein Os01g0234100-like gives MVVIDEKNRVIRRDMVELSQHDQSVTVAYYGEELHGGVPLPRFSRMSPLNTDRQNKGMENKYKLLNSPVKQATPAEAQKFASSIKVATEGTSSRGQAMSSAVLQAEEVQSNLEREFPSFVKSLVRSHVASCFWMGLPVSFCKRHLPDKDTTFILEDESGKEYMTKYIACKTGLSAGWRQFSAVHKLHEGDVVVFQLVEPTKFKVYIIRANNTRELDGAFLSLDSCIKQKMGGNDNADSDDVACNNSKRKHGKSVQQDVQTKKKASASRLRPKARPSVEQSENDSEEALSEVMEGFKMLEFNDVKGFENFSIIVDGVPIDAEFSTEVRNKYYRLCCSQHAFLHENLIKGMNYKLIAGIILETVNIADAIEVSVICTPRAEFSNWDKTLLAFEHLGMDVEFLRVRLRRLARIAYEKDDASETKKHLAYRNEYSRADDEIKNMEAKLEELKGACNGFGAYLESLKCRAESNHIKFQKEVVAPW, from the exons ATGGTGGTGATTGATGAAAAGAACCGTGTGATTAGGAGGGATATGGTGGAGCTTTCACAACATGATCAATCTGTAACTGTGGCATATTATGGGGAGGAGTTGCATGGGGGCGTGCCTCTACCCCGCTTCTCTAGAATGTCTCCTTTAAACACG GATAGACAAAACAAGGGAATGGAGAATAAATACAAGCTCTTGAACAGTCCGGTAAAGCAA GCAACGCCTGCTGAAGCTCAGAAGTTTGCAAG TTCCATTAAGGTCGCAACAGAAGGAACATCCTCTCGTGGTCAGGCAATGTCATCTGCTGTTCTTCAAGCAGAGGAAGTCCAATCAAATTTGGAAAGAGAATTCCCTAGTTTTGTGAAGTCTTTAGTTAGATCACACGTTGCTAGTTGTTTTTGGATG GGGCTGCCTGTGTCATTCTGTAAAAGACACTTACCGGATAAGGATACAACATTCATTTTGGAAGATGAATCTGGTAAAGAATACATGACAAAATACATTGCATGTAAGACAGGATTGAGTGCTGGATGGAGACAGTTTTCTGCTGTGCACAAATTGCATGAGGGTGATGTGGTTGTCTTCCAATTAGTGGAACCTACCAAATTTAAG GTTTACATAATAAGAGCTAATAATACGAGGGAACTAGATGGAGCCTTTCTGAGTCTTGATAGttgcataaaacaaaaaatgggaG GCAATGATAATGCAGATAGTGATGATGTGGCATGTAATAACTCAAAGAGAAAACATGGTAAATCTGTCCAACAAGATGTCCAAACGAAAAAGAAGGCCAGCGCGTCAAGATTGAGACCTAAGGCAAGGCCATCAGTCGAACAATCTGAAAATGATAGTGAGGAAGCTCTCTCAGAAGTTATGGAGGGCTTTAAAATGCTCGAGTTCAATGATGTGAAAGGTTTTGAAAATTTCAGCATCATAGTTGATGGAGTACCAATAGATGCTGAATTCTCTACCGAGGTTCGAAACAAGTACTACAGGCTCTGCTGCAGTCAGCATGCCTTTCTTCATGAAAATCTCATTAAGGGCATGAACTATAAGCTGATTGCTGGAATTATATTGGAAACTGTCAACATTGCTGATGCAATAGAAGTTAGTGTGATATGTACCCCACGTGCAGAATTTTCTAACTGGGACAAAACTTTGCTTGCCTTTGAGCATTTAGGCATGGATGTTGAATTTCTAAGAGTCCGATTACGCCGGCTTGCAAGAATTGCCTATGAGAAAGATGATGCCTCTGAGACCAAAAAACACTTGGCATATAGGAATGAGTACAGTCGCGCAGACGATGAAATAAAGAACATGGAAGCCAAGCTTGAAGAATTGAAGGGAGCATGCAATGGTTTTGGTGCTTATCTTGAGAGTTTGAAGTGCAGAGCTGAAAGCAATCATATCAAGTTTCAGAAAGAGGTTGTTGCTCCTTGGTGA